The following coding sequences lie in one Mucilaginibacter sp. KACC 22773 genomic window:
- a CDS encoding LuxE/PaaK family acyltransferase yields MTMPGKQQVFSINSKEQFEQTALQVFKYQAQNCAIYRQFIEGLKIDLAKVTAVEKIAFLPIEFFKSHAIVSSNDPIEVTFTSSGTTGMVTSSHHVTDKTWYEDSFRNAFSLFYSDIKDYTVLALLPSYLEREGSSLIYMVDDLIKQSDNPDSGFFLYNHDELYQQLIKQQEAQKPTLLIGVTFGLLDFIEQYNIHFPELIVMETGGMKGRRKEMIREELHQVLCKGFGVSTIHSEYGMTELLSQAYSKGDGIFECPPWMQIIIRDTNDPITTLSNGKTGGINVIDLANINSCSFIATQDLGKTYADGSFEVLGRFDQSDIRGCNLLIA; encoded by the coding sequence ATGACGATGCCCGGTAAACAACAGGTTTTTTCGATAAATAGTAAAGAGCAGTTTGAGCAAACAGCTCTGCAGGTTTTTAAATACCAGGCCCAAAATTGTGCTATATACAGGCAGTTTATTGAAGGGTTAAAAATCGATTTAGCAAAAGTTACTGCAGTTGAAAAAATAGCTTTTTTGCCCATTGAGTTTTTTAAATCGCATGCCATTGTTAGTTCAAATGACCCGATTGAGGTCACCTTTACCAGTTCGGGTACTACGGGTATGGTAACCAGTAGCCATCATGTAACTGATAAAACGTGGTATGAAGATAGCTTCAGGAATGCCTTCAGTTTGTTTTATAGCGATATTAAGGATTATACGGTATTAGCGCTATTGCCTTCTTATTTGGAGCGTGAAGGCTCATCGCTTATTTATATGGTTGATGATTTGATAAAACAGTCTGATAACCCGGATAGCGGTTTCTTTTTATATAACCACGATGAACTTTACCAACAACTTATAAAACAACAGGAAGCTCAAAAGCCGACTTTATTAATAGGGGTTACCTTTGGGTTGCTTGACTTTATTGAGCAGTACAATATTCATTTCCCCGAATTGATAGTAATGGAAACAGGGGGAATGAAAGGCCGCCGCAAGGAAATGATCCGCGAGGAATTGCACCAGGTTTTGTGTAAAGGGTTCGGGGTAAGTACTATACATTCCGAATACGGGATGACGGAGCTGTTATCACAAGCTTACTCAAAAGGCGATGGCATTTTTGAGTGCCCGCCCTGGATGCAAATCATCATCCGCGATACTAACGATCCTATCACTACGTTAAGCAATGGAAAAACAGGTGGAATTAACGTGATCGACCTGGCTAATATCAATTCCTGTTCGTTCATAGCCACACAGGATCTGGGTAAAACTTATGCCGATGGCTCGTTTGAGGTGTTGGGCAGGTTTGATCAAAGCGATATTCGTGGATGTAATTTGCTGATTGCTTAA
- a CDS encoding PH domain-containing protein, with product MIEKFLNEEQDPKTVEKVYFRLVDLLSSGEEIIYIAVQKKPLVNLFPDCIAITNKRILFFTPANLGLSIKFVDFVWKDIVDVYTKEEIIGAIFSVKTTNGAEMAVDYLPKVQGRKLYQYAQERKEVEREARRQRDLEQKRAESGAVQFDNAARTTPAQQVFAAQAPVAAPQIPTPAHVAPPVPAPAPEPVVQQAAAPKPDELTEKLKRLKMLFDNGLISQEEYNAKKLDLLSDF from the coding sequence ATGATTGAGAAATTTTTAAACGAGGAACAAGATCCAAAAACGGTTGAGAAAGTTTATTTCCGCCTGGTCGACCTGCTTTCTTCTGGTGAAGAGATCATTTACATAGCGGTTCAGAAAAAGCCATTGGTGAATTTATTTCCGGATTGCATTGCCATAACCAATAAGCGTATCTTATTTTTTACCCCGGCCAACCTGGGCCTATCCATCAAATTTGTTGATTTTGTATGGAAGGATATTGTTGATGTATATACAAAAGAAGAAATTATTGGCGCTATATTCAGCGTAAAAACTACCAACGGAGCCGAAATGGCTGTTGATTACCTGCCTAAAGTGCAGGGCCGTAAGCTATACCAATACGCCCAGGAACGTAAAGAAGTTGAACGCGAAGCCCGCCGCCAACGCGATTTGGAGCAAAAACGCGCAGAATCTGGCGCTGTTCAGTTTGATAACGCGGCCCGTACAACTCCCGCACAGCAGGTGTTTGCTGCCCAGGCACCGGTAGCCGCACCACAAATACCAACGCCAGCGCATGTTGCTCCACCCGTTCCAGCTCCGGCTCCTGAGCCTGTTGTGCAACAAGCTGCGGCCCCAAAACCGGATGAACTCACTGAAAAGTTAAAAAGGCTTAAAATGCTTTTTGATAACGGCCTGATATCGCAGGAAGAGTACAATGCCAAGAAGCTTGATTTGTTAAGCGATTTTTAA
- a CDS encoding GLPGLI family protein, with the protein MKAFILLLINMCIFVYNASAQTPDLAITKATYEFIHIRDTANRTKPYKETMVLLSGRSASVYRSLTKQQQEEKMANEIANQVKGAADPNHLSLTITGGGVISNEEYYQYPATKKLYTEEKIINFYLTEEPLPVINWTIQNDTLSIGTLHCQKATAHFKGRDYEAWFCADLPFKNGPWKLNGLPGLIVQAADIKKEVIFNFMGFEDISQSKQTIQPPADDIKTQPKELARLKEARDKDPQGFMKSAHGNFNSSSRNTGLPLASIDPNKISSINIIKGDNSNSKTNNNPIELPEKK; encoded by the coding sequence ATGAAAGCATTTATATTACTACTTATAAATATGTGCATTTTCGTTTACAATGCATCAGCCCAAACGCCCGATTTGGCAATTACAAAGGCCACTTATGAGTTTATTCATATAAGGGATACTGCCAACCGCACCAAGCCCTATAAAGAAACCATGGTTTTACTATCGGGCCGCAGTGCAAGTGTTTACCGAAGCCTTACCAAGCAACAACAGGAAGAAAAAATGGCTAATGAAATTGCAAACCAGGTTAAAGGGGCCGCCGACCCTAACCATCTTTCTTTAACTATTACTGGCGGCGGCGTGATAAGCAATGAAGAGTACTACCAATACCCCGCCACAAAAAAGCTATACACTGAGGAAAAAATCATTAATTTTTATTTGACAGAGGAACCATTGCCCGTTATTAACTGGACGATACAAAATGACACTTTGAGTATCGGCACACTGCATTGCCAAAAGGCTACTGCTCATTTTAAAGGGCGCGACTATGAAGCATGGTTCTGCGCCGACCTTCCTTTTAAAAACGGCCCGTGGAAACTTAATGGTCTCCCTGGTTTAATTGTACAGGCCGCTGATATAAAAAAAGAAGTTATTTTTAATTTTATGGGATTTGAGGATATCAGCCAAAGCAAACAAACCATACAGCCCCCTGCCGATGATATTAAAACACAGCCAAAAGAATTAGCCCGGCTAAAAGAAGCGAGGGACAAAGATCCGCAAGGATTTATGAAAAGCGCACATGGTAATTTCAACAGCAGTTCAAGAAACACAGGATTACCTTTGGCCAGTATAGACCCGAATAAGATATCGTCTATAAATATTATCAAAGGCGACAATTCAAACTCCAAAACAAATAACAACCCAATAGAATTACCCGAAAAAAAATAA
- a CDS encoding RES family NAD+ phosphorylase, with product MILYRIANCNYAGDLTGTGARLYGGRWNSEGKPMLYTASSRALAVLEVLVHLPPLLVPDNFCLVEIEIPEDNIYVLNPALLPANWREIPPPVTLRQLGDEFLKKRECLAIKVPSSIVPAEYNYLINPLHPAAWAIKLTNTEAFSFDERLLN from the coding sequence ATGATACTATACCGCATTGCCAACTGCAACTATGCCGGTGATTTAACAGGCACAGGGGCCCGCTTATATGGAGGCCGCTGGAATAGTGAAGGTAAACCGATGCTTTACACGGCGTCATCACGGGCGCTAGCTGTGCTTGAGGTATTAGTTCATCTGCCTCCCCTATTAGTACCTGATAATTTTTGCCTTGTAGAAATTGAGATCCCCGAAGATAACATCTATGTGCTGAACCCTGCTTTGTTACCCGCAAATTGGCGGGAGATACCTCCTCCGGTTACATTGCGCCAATTAGGTGATGAGTTTTTGAAGAAACGTGAATGCCTGGCCATAAAAGTTCCTTCATCCATTGTACCTGCCGAATACAACTACCTTATAAATCCCTTACATCCAGCTGCATGGGCGATAAAACTAACAAACACAGAAGCATTTAGCTTTGATGAACGGCTTTTAAATTAG
- the parS gene encoding type II RES/Xre toxin-antitoxin system antitoxin, with product MSYKTKKEAQSVLHEPMVAYRNMGTMPSFYNLLGGTKALTLNSDFDIINLARQGFPKSALLSLAKKISLNLQELAIILHISERTLQRYEDDAIIKTEYAEKAVELARLYTRGQEVFGSMDKFKTWIKTPSLIFKGEAPVTILDTSAGFDMVFKELGRIEHGIFA from the coding sequence ATGTCGTACAAAACAAAAAAAGAAGCACAAAGTGTACTCCATGAGCCTATGGTTGCTTATCGCAACATGGGTACTATGCCTTCATTTTACAACTTGCTTGGAGGTACAAAAGCATTAACCCTCAACTCCGATTTTGACATCATTAACCTGGCCCGTCAGGGTTTTCCTAAAAGCGCTTTACTTTCACTGGCAAAAAAAATATCGTTAAACCTACAGGAGTTAGCCATTATCTTACACATTAGCGAGCGTACTTTACAGCGCTACGAAGATGATGCCATTATTAAAACTGAATACGCCGAAAAAGCCGTTGAGCTTGCCCGCCTTTATACCCGTGGGCAGGAAGTTTTTGGTTCGATGGATAAATTCAAAACCTGGATAAAAACGCCATCACTTATTTTTAAAGGCGAGGCCCCTGTTACCATCCTGGATACATCTGCAGGTTTTGATATGGTTTTTAAAGAACTGGGCCGAATTGAGCACGGTATTTTTGCCTGA
- the tyrS gene encoding tyrosine--tRNA ligase: MNFVEELTWRGMLHTIMPGTEEMLNKGMASGYIGFDPTADSLHVGHLTQIMTLIHFQRAGHKPFALVGGATGMVGDPSGKSQERNLLSEDVLQHNLEAVKAQLTRFLDFDSGMNSAKMVNNYDWFKSFTFLDFIRDVGKHITVNYMMAKDSVKKRLEGDTGMSFTEFTYQLVQGYDFYYLWKHHNCTIQMGGSDQWGNIVTGTELIRRKDAGEAFALTTQLIKKADGTKFGKTESGAVWLDAERTSPYQFYQFWLNTTDVDAKAYIRIFTLYDREVIEAWETEHDLAPHTRVLQKALAKDITIRVHGEAEYEKAIKSSEFLFGNVGIEFLSELNDAEVLGLFAGVPNFAISLTELHEGISITDLLAVKTAIFPSKGEAKKTIVGGGASINKVKIATADDVYSADALINGKFIVAQKGKKNYFLIVAE, from the coding sequence ATGAATTTTGTTGAAGAACTAACCTGGCGCGGTATGCTGCATACCATTATGCCGGGCACCGAAGAAATGCTTAATAAAGGCATGGCTTCGGGATATATAGGATTTGACCCAACTGCAGATTCGCTGCACGTAGGTCACCTTACACAGATCATGACGCTCATCCACTTTCAGCGCGCGGGCCATAAACCATTCGCACTGGTTGGCGGGGCTACCGGTATGGTGGGCGATCCTTCGGGCAAATCGCAGGAACGCAATTTATTATCTGAAGATGTTTTGCAACATAACCTGGAGGCTGTAAAGGCGCAACTTACCCGTTTCCTGGATTTTGACAGCGGCATGAATAGTGCCAAAATGGTAAACAATTACGATTGGTTTAAAAGTTTTACTTTTCTTGATTTTATCCGCGATGTTGGTAAGCATATCACTGTGAACTACATGATGGCCAAAGATTCGGTTAAGAAACGTTTGGAAGGTGATACTGGCATGTCGTTCACCGAGTTTACTTACCAGTTGGTTCAGGGATACGATTTTTATTACCTGTGGAAACACCATAATTGCACCATACAAATGGGTGGCAGCGACCAATGGGGCAATATTGTCACTGGTACCGAACTGATTCGCAGAAAAGATGCGGGTGAGGCTTTTGCACTTACTACCCAACTAATAAAAAAAGCAGATGGTACTAAATTTGGCAAAACTGAAAGCGGCGCCGTTTGGTTGGATGCAGAGCGTACATCGCCTTACCAGTTTTACCAGTTTTGGTTAAACACTACTGATGTTGACGCGAAGGCATACATCAGGATATTTACCTTGTATGATCGCGAAGTAATTGAAGCCTGGGAAACCGAGCATGATTTAGCGCCACATACAAGGGTGTTACAAAAAGCATTAGCAAAAGATATCACTATCCGTGTGCATGGCGAAGCCGAGTATGAAAAAGCGATTAAATCATCGGAGTTTTTATTTGGGAATGTTGGCATAGAGTTTTTAAGCGAACTGAACGATGCCGAGGTATTGGGTTTATTTGCTGGCGTACCCAACTTTGCAATTTCATTAACTGAATTACATGAGGGCATTAGCATTACCGATTTGTTAGCTGTTAAAACCGCTATATTCCCATCCAAGGGTGAAGCAAAGAAAACGATTGTTGGTGGTGGCGCGTCGATAAACAAAGTAAAGATTGCGACGGCCGATGACGTTTATAGTGCAGATGCTCTGATAAACGGGAAATTTATAGTAGCACAAAAAGGAAAAAAGAACTACTTTTTGATAGTAGCAGAATAA
- the rpsA gene encoding 30S ribosomal protein S1, with the protein MAKKQEAEKELKAKEAELGTVTASGEKETIESEADSISIEEIKSKIAATPSEDFDWDADDKKFGNYSDSDREKFEKLYDGTFSSITKGEIITGTVVNVNNKDVVLNVGFKSDGLVSVSEFRDTPDLKIGDTVDVFVESQEDANGQLVLSRKRAKTQKSWERINSALDNDEIITGFVKSRTKGGLIVDIMGVEAFLPGSQIDIKPIRDYDVYVGKTMEFKVVKINHEFKNVVVSHKVLIEDDLENQKTEIVARLEKGQVLEGTVKNITDFGVFIDLGGVDGLLHITDISWGRIEHPREILALDQKINVVVLDFDDEKKRIALGLKQLTPHPWQSLDENIVVGSKVKGRIVTVADYGAFLEIIPGVEGLIHVSEMSWSQNLRNPQEFLKVGDEIEAQVLTLDRDERKMSLGVKQLTPDPWQNAGEKYAIGTTHVATVKNMTNFGVFVELEDGIDGLIHISDLSWSKKVNHPNEFTKVGEKLNVVVLELDIDNRKLSLGHKQLEENPWDTFETIFTIDSIHEGTVLKVTDKGAIVALPYGVEGFAPTKHLVKEDGKSVKAEEAAEFKIIEFNKENKRIVISHSRIWEEARADARVQEFENRKKEAKSASNAVKKVKESVEKSTLGDLSVLAQLKEQMEGAESKARKAAPAPAAKKESEGEEA; encoded by the coding sequence ATGGCAAAAAAACAAGAAGCAGAAAAAGAATTAAAAGCGAAAGAAGCTGAACTGGGTACAGTTACCGCATCTGGCGAAAAAGAAACTATTGAATCAGAAGCTGATTCAATCTCGATCGAAGAGATCAAATCTAAAATTGCAGCTACACCGAGCGAAGATTTCGACTGGGATGCAGATGACAAAAAGTTTGGTAACTACAGCGATAGCGACCGTGAAAAATTTGAGAAATTGTATGATGGAACTTTCAGTTCTATCACCAAAGGCGAAATCATCACCGGTACTGTTGTTAATGTTAACAACAAAGATGTAGTATTAAACGTAGGATTTAAATCAGACGGTTTAGTTTCAGTATCAGAATTCCGTGATACACCTGATCTGAAGATCGGTGACACAGTTGACGTATTTGTAGAGTCACAAGAAGATGCTAACGGTCAGTTAGTACTTTCACGTAAACGTGCAAAAACTCAAAAATCATGGGAGCGCATTAATTCAGCACTTGATAATGATGAAATCATCACTGGTTTTGTGAAGAGCAGAACTAAAGGTGGTTTAATTGTTGATATCATGGGCGTTGAAGCCTTCTTACCAGGTTCACAAATCGATATTAAACCTATCAGGGATTACGATGTGTACGTTGGTAAAACAATGGAATTCAAAGTTGTTAAAATCAACCACGAGTTTAAAAACGTAGTGGTATCGCACAAAGTGCTGATTGAAGACGATTTGGAAAACCAAAAAACAGAAATCGTTGCCCGCCTTGAAAAAGGTCAGGTATTGGAAGGTACTGTTAAAAACATTACAGACTTTGGTGTATTTATTGACCTTGGTGGTGTTGATGGTTTATTACACATTACTGATATTTCATGGGGCCGTATTGAGCATCCGCGCGAAATTTTGGCATTGGATCAAAAAATCAACGTTGTTGTGCTTGATTTTGATGACGAGAAAAAACGTATCGCTCTGGGCTTAAAACAATTAACTCCACACCCTTGGCAGTCGCTTGACGAAAACATCGTTGTAGGCTCGAAAGTAAAAGGACGTATTGTTACTGTTGCTGATTACGGTGCATTCCTTGAAATCATCCCTGGTGTTGAAGGTTTAATCCACGTATCAGAAATGTCGTGGTCACAAAATCTGCGTAACCCTCAGGAATTCCTGAAAGTTGGTGACGAGATTGAAGCACAAGTGTTAACACTTGACCGCGACGAACGCAAAATGAGCTTAGGTGTTAAACAATTAACTCCTGATCCATGGCAAAACGCTGGCGAGAAATACGCTATCGGCACAACTCACGTTGCTACAGTTAAAAACATGACCAACTTTGGTGTGTTTGTTGAACTGGAAGACGGAATTGACGGCTTAATCCACATCAGCGACTTATCATGGTCTAAAAAAGTTAACCACCCTAATGAATTCACTAAAGTTGGTGAAAAATTAAACGTGGTTGTTTTAGAGCTTGATATCGATAACCGCAAATTAAGCTTAGGCCACAAACAGCTTGAAGAAAACCCTTGGGATACTTTTGAAACCATCTTCACTATTGATTCAATACATGAAGGTACCGTGTTAAAAGTAACTGACAAAGGTGCTATCGTAGCTTTACCTTACGGTGTTGAAGGCTTTGCGCCAACCAAACACCTGGTTAAAGAAGACGGCAAAAGCGTTAAAGCTGAAGAGGCTGCTGAATTCAAGATCATTGAATTTAACAAAGAAAACAAACGTATCGTAATTTCACACTCACGTATATGGGAAGAAGCTCGCGCTGACGCTCGTGTTCAGGAATTTGAAAACCGCAAAAAAGAGGCAAAATCTGCCAGCAACGCGGTTAAAAAAGTGAAAGAATCAGTTGAAAAATCAACTTTAGGCGACCTTAGCGTATTAGCTCAGTTAAAAGAGCAAATGGAAGGTGCTGAAAGCAAAGCCCGTAAAGCTGCGCCAGCCCCTGCTGCTAAAAAAGAATCTGAAGGCGAAGAAGCATAA